AATTACTAAAAATATCATAAACTTGTTCTTTTTTTGCTTTTTTTTCATTCCATTCTCCCAGTCGGCCTATATTCTGTTAAAGCCTCGCTCAAAATCTGCGGGTCTCATATCTCTTGTGTCCTATTTATGACTAATACAGTTTAAAAGATTACAACGAATTTGTCAAAGAATCTTTTCCCACATTCCATCTTAAAAACTTCTGCTCATTTACTTATAAAACTTATAAAATTGTTTTTTTGTTTTATAAACAGCAAATTAATTATAATTTTAAAAATCAGCTTGTTATTAAATTTTTTAAATATATATTCATTTTCATTGGATTTTCAATGTGTTTACACTTGTTTGCCTTATCGTTTTGGTAAACTTTTTTAATAATATATTGATTTTTCCATAACAATATAGTATTATCATTAAAGCTATTAAATGAATGAGGTTTTTTTATGAATATAAAACAAGTGATAAGCAACTATAAATCCTGTGTGATACGCAAAACAGCCCTGCTGGATCGGCGTACAAAAAACGGTATTCTTACAGGTATTCTTTTATGCATCATTTTTTCTGCGGTTTTTATCACCCTTTCTGAAAACGGCGTATATCAAATTTCTCTTGCCGGACAAAAGACCGGATATATCACAAATAAATCCACGCTTCATCAAGCGGTTAAAAAGGTCAAAGCACACTATGAAAAAAAGAATATTCACATTGCCCTGGATGAAGATGCCATCGTCTGCAAACGGCTTGATCTGCAGAAAGATGAGATAACCCCTTTGACAGTGAAAGAGCTGGAGAAAAAAATAGCCGATTCAGACCTTTGTACGTTAAAAGGCTGGATTATCCGTGCCGACGGGAAAAATATTGCCGCAGTTTCATCTAAAAAAGCCGCCAATCAAATTCTTTCCGATATAAAAAATCAGTATTTGGATAAAGACAGTACGGTAATCGGCACAGATTTCAAAGAAGAGGTTCTTGTCACACAGGCTGCAGTCAGACTGTCAGAGCTGGTAAAGCCTGAGGAAGCTGTCCATACGATTATTTCAGGAGGCAAAGACCCTGAGATTTATACGGTCAAAGACGGAGATACACTGTGGAATATTGCCGCTTCAAATGGAATGACAGCAGCAGAGCTTGCCAATGCCAACCCCGGATTTGATCCAAATCAGATAAAGATCGGTCAAAAGCTCCAGCTTTTTACCATAAAGCCTTATTTGACAGTCGAAACAAAAGAATTGGTTTCCTCCACAGAAAAAATTGATTTTGACACCGTATACGAGGACACCAATACCCTTTACAAAGGTGAATTCAAAATAAAAACAGCCGGTGTATGCGGTTCGAAACAGGTCACTTCAGAAGTAACAAAAGAAAACGGTACAGTTACCGCTTTACAAGTAATAAAATCCGTCACCACAGTAGAACCTCAATCTCAAGTTGCATTAAAGGGCACCAAATCCGGCTCGCCGTATGTGGCAAGCCGTGGTCAAAACAGATCCCTTTCTGTTTCTGCGGGCGGAAGTGACATTCTCGCATATGCTAAGAAATTCCTTGGGGTTCCCTATACCTCCGGCGGTTCAAGCCCCAATGGCTTTGACTGCTCCGGATTTACCCGGTATGTGTATGAAAAGTTTGGAGCGTCATTGCCGCATTCCTCTGCCAGCCAGTATGGATACGGAATGGCTGTATCTAAATCACAGCTTCAGCCCGGTGATCTGGTTTTCTTTTCCAATTCCTCCCGAATCAGCCATGTGGGAATTTATGCAGGCGGCGGTCAATTCATCCACTCTCCGCAAGCCGGTGACCGGGTTAAAATCAGCAGTTTTTCTTCCAGTAGCCTTCACTACTGCGGTGCTGTCAGAATTGCACAATAAATGCTATGGTGATTCCTGCTCCCCTACTCCAGATCTGAATTCTTATGCGGCAGATTCACCACAAGCACAATAGCCAGAAGGATCATGCCCAAACCTGCAAGAAACGTGTCTCTCTGAGCATAAAGATATAAGGTCCTGCTGCTCAGCTCAGGCTCCAAAGCACTATAATGAGCCTGTCTGGTAATCAACAGAACACTTCCGATCGCTGTGCCAAAGGTATTTCCTATATTCCTCATAGTTGCCAGCGTTCCCGACGCCACACCTGCATAGGATTTGGGAACAGAGCCCAGAATGGCCGAATTGATAGCCGATACGCTCAACCCATTTCCCGCTCCCACCATCATCAACACCAGCAGGACAATAAAAACGCTCATCTTTTCTTTAAAAAAGCCCACCAGAATGCAGTTCAATGCGATTAATACAAGCCCCGCAGCAGCGGGTCTTCGAGTTCCGTATTTATCTGAAAGTGCTCCTCCTACCGGAGATGCCGCCATCATGGCAATCGGAGAAGCCAGCAATACAAGCCCCGCCTTGTCTGGCTCCAGCAGCAAAACATTGATAAGGAAAAAAGGAAAAAGATATGCGGTAAGCTGTTGTGTCATATAGGATAGCGCACATGTGACATTTGCCAGTGAAAAGGTCTTATTTCTAAATAGTTTTAACGGGATCAGGGGTTCTTCGACAGATTTTTCCCTCCATATAAAAAAGCCCATCATCAGGGCGAATACGGCCAAGCAAGAAAGAAAAGGAGCCGACCCTATCCCCCAATCATCGCTGAAATTCAATCCTACTGCCAGCGTTCCCACAGAGACGGCAAATAAAACACCGCCCTGCCAATCTAGGTTCACCTCATGCTTCTGTCTGATTTCTTCCTCCTCCGGCATGATAAAAATCGTTGCGATTAATCCGGCTGCACAAAATGGTATGGAAAAATAAAAAATAGAGTGCCATGAAAAGTGAAGGAGCAGGAGTCCTCCTATGGTCGGCCCGGAAGCAAATCCCACTGAAACGAAAACAGAATTAATTCCAAGTGCTTTTCCCCGTTCCGTATCGTCGAAGGTTTGTGAAATAGTTGCCTGAGTAATTGAAATCAGCAAGCTGTATCCCAAGCCCTGTAATGCTCTGAAAAAAAATAAGGTCGGAAGCGTATGGGAAAAAATCGGTGCCAGCGCAGAAGATAAAGCGAAAAAGCTGAACCCGATTTTATATTGTCTTTTATACCCATATAAATCCCCAATTTTACCGCATATTAAAAGCATGCAACAGGGAATCAAGGAATAGATCAAAGTAAGCCAGCTGACATCTCCCTGGGATGCTCCGAATTCCTTCGCAATAACAGGGAGAGCCAGGTTTACACTATTCATGGCAAAGGTGGCACTTAGATTGGCCATGCTCGTAATGGCAAAAATCCACTGCTTTGTCGATTTATTATGATTCAACCGCTCCATCCCCTCTTCCATTCCATATGATATACGGTACTATTTTTGTGATTCCATATACCATATGCCGAAAGATAGAGGTTTATTTAATAATCATCAATTCTTTACCGGAATGGGTAAGATTTTCTATGCCGGAAGAAGTGATGACGGCCAAATCTTCAATTCGTACACCAAACCTTCCCGGCAGATAGATCCCCGGTTCAATAGTAACGGTCATATTCTCTTCAAGAACATGCTGACCTCGGAAGCTCAGAAACGGCTCTTCATGGATTTCCAACCCGACACCATGCCCTAATCCATGTCCGAAATATTCTCCGAATCCAGCCTCCTCAATAATCCTTCTGGCGAGAGCATCTCCTTCTTTTACATGCATACCGGCTTTTAAGTGTTCACAGGCATACAGCTGCGCTTTTAAAACAGTATTATAAATCTGAACCATTTCATCATTTGCATGACCTATGGCAACCGTTCGGGTCATATCACTGCAATAGCCATTATAAATACAGCCGTAATCCATTGTTAAAAAATCACCGTCTTCCAAAAGCTTATCGCTTGGAATGCCATGGGGCCGAGAGGAATTGATTCCGGAAACACAAATTGTGCTGAAAGAAAAACCATCCGCCCCGTTTAACTTCATTTCATGCTCAATTTCAAGAGCGACTCTCTTTTCGGAAATTCCCGGTCTTAAAAATTCTAAGATATGCTTAAATGCCAGATCTCCAATCTCTTCCGCCTGCCTGATCCATCCGATTTCAACTTCATCCTT
This region of Aminipila luticellarii genomic DNA includes:
- a CDS encoding NlpC/P60 family protein, with amino-acid sequence MNIKQVISNYKSCVIRKTALLDRRTKNGILTGILLCIIFSAVFITLSENGVYQISLAGQKTGYITNKSTLHQAVKKVKAHYEKKNIHIALDEDAIVCKRLDLQKDEITPLTVKELEKKIADSDLCTLKGWIIRADGKNIAAVSSKKAANQILSDIKNQYLDKDSTVIGTDFKEEVLVTQAAVRLSELVKPEEAVHTIISGGKDPEIYTVKDGDTLWNIAASNGMTAAELANANPGFDPNQIKIGQKLQLFTIKPYLTVETKELVSSTEKIDFDTVYEDTNTLYKGEFKIKTAGVCGSKQVTSEVTKENGTVTALQVIKSVTTVEPQSQVALKGTKSGSPYVASRGQNRSLSVSAGGSDILAYAKKFLGVPYTSGGSSPNGFDCSGFTRYVYEKFGASLPHSSASQYGYGMAVSKSQLQPGDLVFFSNSSRISHVGIYAGGGQFIHSPQAGDRVKISSFSSSSLHYCGAVRIAQ
- a CDS encoding MFS transporter — its product is MNHNKSTKQWIFAITSMANLSATFAMNSVNLALPVIAKEFGASQGDVSWLTLIYSLIPCCMLLICGKIGDLYGYKRQYKIGFSFFALSSALAPIFSHTLPTLFFFRALQGLGYSLLISITQATISQTFDDTERGKALGINSVFVSVGFASGPTIGGLLLLHFSWHSIFYFSIPFCAAGLIATIFIMPEEEEIRQKHEVNLDWQGGVLFAVSVGTLAVGLNFSDDWGIGSAPFLSCLAVFALMMGFFIWREKSVEEPLIPLKLFRNKTFSLANVTCALSYMTQQLTAYLFPFFLINVLLLEPDKAGLVLLASPIAMMAASPVGGALSDKYGTRRPAAAGLVLIALNCILVGFFKEKMSVFIVLLVLMMVGAGNGLSVSAINSAILGSVPKSYAGVASGTLATMRNIGNTFGTAIGSVLLITRQAHYSALEPELSSRTLYLYAQRDTFLAGLGMILLAIVLVVNLPHKNSDLE
- a CDS encoding M24 family metallopeptidase; translated protein: MEERIKKRSKKAVVDFKRYGIHALLLTKEADIQYMTGIPGEDCMVLLTENKRYIITDFRYVEAVSVLQPEFEVVVTKKGYEWIDFLRDMSLENIGVQDEHLTLSSYNELCMVLPKEKIISATGLVESIRLIKDEVEIGWIRQAEEIGDLAFKHILEFLRPGISEKRVALEIEHEMKLNGADGFSFSTICVSGINSSRPHGIPSDKLLEDGDFLTMDYGCIYNGYCSDMTRTVAIGHANDEMVQIYNTVLKAQLYACEHLKAGMHVKEGDALARRIIEEAGFGEYFGHGLGHGVGLEIHEEPFLSFRGQHVLEENMTVTIEPGIYLPGRFGVRIEDLAVITSSGIENLTHSGKELMIIK